One genomic region from Brachionichthys hirsutus isolate HB-005 chromosome 24, CSIRO-AGI_Bhir_v1, whole genome shotgun sequence encodes:
- the si:ch211-132f19.7 gene encoding adenylate cyclase type 8 — MDEGRGALENGDCDIAISANVGPAPGLRRKQLLWQNAVRNIIERHDLHPLRLAGGPERGRHRIVVGDAYIADINRQIRDKASRGASRHKRRSSAARVRPATPRISMATSAEQNSLGDADFFVSRGPTVKGVYVPALQHTFRSPDLERLYQRFSSGEGRTSLVVTNTIDILTRLLVSLLVRPSGWRGVVCDWLLVLSVLLWAGICALALTSREAMSSPQWLRSLSVVSWFSQTVQVLAGVFTWAESDHSWYVVFSLFSSYTLLPLPLLWSIVAGATTSTLDILLDVCRHYGDHTFIRKVTSKALLYLAMNTAGLFIHYLSDRTQRQAFLETRRCIEGRVRLERENRRQERLVMSILPRFLVLEMIADMAPIDEYLLPQQFHKIYIHHYKDVSILFADVIGFTSLSLILSAQELVKTLNELFGRFDRLAEEHQCLRIKILGDCYYCVSGVPEPQRGHARCCVEMGLSMINTIRYVRRELQQEVDMRIGVHSGSVLCGVLGLQKWQFDIWSWDVDIANSLEAAGLPGRIHVSRATLDCLGGTYEAEAGHGRERNELLRKHNVDTYLICPAKREEAEPPRARRPSYDEMAAWSAELPFGDSLGMNFILATFTNGSLSQLPNHIAAQKSGSREVNKRIRQAMEVRSSERMRKEHITTFTQVFKDAAMEGKYSQMRDKLFKSNMVCSFILLLVLMAVQLLNPAPRYRSMVAQCVASGGVYFLLLLLTLGEEFERCPAPLQSLCCWVHENKLARTALTLSAITVNFGVASSDILWCDSSEIRVSSSSGGDSQLAPPTSTCTNPEYTALSGVVAMVTCAVFLRLSCALKLAALLVAAGLYTYLIKTHRGRNLCRKGVCVALMVMFAVAVLYNSRQLEATARLDFLWRLQARKEVEDMKELRENNECLLLNVLPAHVAQHFLERDRYNEELYSQSYERVGILFASLPGFSDFYNRKEVVRQPVDWLRLLNQIITDFDELLDKCYFLEVEKIKTIGSSYMAASGLSPDRQNCEDGWHHLSELVLFALAMQETLRHINSPTGNAFQLRVGIAHGPVIAGVVGATKPQYDIWGTPVNVASRMESTGVSGRIQVPESTSCILVERGFLRQLRGDVYIKGISERHGKVRTFFVSSRDERSSFSERGCGRGFGLNRNTLGAVVYSLVQVRKREKLMEENGGFHLVEAP, encoded by the exons ATGGACGAGGGCCGCGGCGCCCTGGAGAACGGCGACTGCGACATCGCCATCAGTGCGAACgtaggccccgcccccggcctgaggaggaagcagctgctgTGGCAAAACGCGGTCAGAAACATCATCGAGCGGCACGACCTGCACCCGCTGAGGCTCGCCGGCGGCCCGGAGCGGGGGCGGCACCGCATCGTGGTCGGCGACGCCTACATCGCTGACATCAACAG GCAGATCCGTGATAAAGCGTCTCGCGGGGCCTCCCGGCACAAGCGGCGCTCGTCGGCCGCCCGCGTCCGCCCGGCGACGCCGAGGATCTCCATGGCGACGTCCGCCGAGCAGAACTCGCTCGGCGACGCCGACTTCTTCGTGTCGCGGGGGCCGACGGTGAAGGGCGTCTACGTTCCGGCGCTGCAGCACACGTTCAG GTCTCCGGACCTGGAGCGGCTCTACCAGCGGTTCTCCTCCGGCGAGGGAAGGACCTCGTTGGTCGTCACCAACACCATCGACATCCTGACCAGGCTCCTCGTCTCGCTGCTGGTGCGGCCGTCGGGCTGGCGGGGGGtcgtctgtgattggctgctggtcCTGTCAGTCCTCCTGTGGGCGGGGATCTGCGCGTTGGCGCTGACCAGTCGGGAAGCGATGTCATCGCCACAGTGGCTGAG gTCCCTGTCTGTGGTCAGCTGGTTCTCTCAGACGGTGCAGGTGTTGGCTGGCGTCTTCACGTGGGCGGAGAGCGATCATTCCTGGTACGTCGTCTTCTCCTTGTTCTCGTCCTACACCCtgctgcccctccccctcctctggtCCATTGTCGCCGGGGCAACCACCTCCACCTTGGACATTCTGCTGGATGTCTGCCGTCACTACGGAGACCACACCTTCATCAGAAAA GTGACTTCAAAGGCTCTGTTGTACCTGGCCATGAACACCGCCGGTTTGTTCATTCACTACCTGTCGGACAGGACTCAGAGACAGGCCTTCCTGGAGACCAGACGCTGCATAGAGGGGCGGGTCcgactggagagagagaaccGCAGACAG GAACGTCTGGTGATGTCCATCCTGCCTCGTTTCCTGGTTCTGGAGATGATCGCCGATATGGCCCCCATCGATGAATATCTGCTGCCTCAGCAGTTCCACAAGATCTACATCCACCACTACAAAGACGTCAG CATCCTGTTCGCCGACGTCATCGGCTTCACCTCCCTGTCGTTGATCCTCTCGGCTCAGGAACTCGTGAAGACCCTCAACGAGCTCTTCGGGCGCTTCGACCGGCTGGCCGAGGAGCACCAGTGTTTGCGTATTAAGATCCTGGGCGACTGTTATTATTGCGTGTCTGGCGTGCCGGAGCCGCAGAGGGGACACGCCCGCTGCTGCGTGGAGATGGGCCTCAGCATGATCAACACCATAcg TTACGTTCGGCGGGAGTTGCAGCAGGAGGTGGACATGCGGATCGGCGTCCATTCTGGTTCGGTTCTTTGTGGGGTTCTGGGCCTCCAGAAGTGGCAGTTTGACATCTGGAGTTGGGACGTCGACATCGCCAACAGTCTGGAGGCCGCAGGATTACCGGG GCGGATTCACGTCTCGCGGGCTACTCTGGACTGCCTGGGCGGCACCTACGAGGCGGAGGCGGGACACGGCCGGGAACGCAACGAGCTACTCAGGAAACACAACGTCGACACTTACTTGATTTGCCCAGCCAAacgagaggaggcggagccaccgAGAGCGAGACGTCCAAGTTATGACGAGATGGCCGCCTGGAGTGCCGAGCTGCCTTTTGGAGACAGCCTGGGGATGAACTTT ATCCTTGCCACCTTCACCAACGGCTCTTTAAGCCAGCTGCCCAATCACATCGCAGCGCAGAAGTCGGGCTCCAGAGAAGTCAACAAGCGGATCCGTCAGGCCATGGAGGTCCGGAGCAGCGAGCGAATGAGGAAGGAGCACATCACGACGTTCACGCAGGTGTTCAAAGACGCCGCCATGGAGGGGAAG TACTCCCAGATGAGAGATAAGCTCTTCAAGTCCAACATGGTTTGTTCTTTCATCCTGTTGCTGGTGCTAATGGCTGTGCAGCTTTTAAACCCCGCCCCACG CTATCGctcgatggtggcgcagtgcgTGGCCAGCGGTGGCGTTTACTTCCTGCTCTTGCTGCTGACACTTGGGGAGGAGTTTGAGCgttgccccgcccccctgcagTCCCTGTGCTGCTGGGTTCACGAAAACAAGCTGGCGCGCACGGCGCTCACGCTCTCCGCCATCACCGTCAACTTCGGCGTGGCCTCCTCGGACATT ctgtggtGCGATTCGTCTGAAATTcgcgtcagcagcagcagcggcggcgacTCCCAGCTGGCTCCGCCCACTTCCACCTGCACAAACCCAGAG TACACGGCGCTGAGCGGcgtggttgccatggttacctgCGCGGTGTTCCTCAGGCTGAGTTGCGCGCTGAAGTTGGCCGCCCTCCTGGTGGCGGCGGGTCTCTACACCTACCTCATCAAGACGCACAG GGGTCGGAACCTTTGCAGGAAGGGAGTCTGCGTCGCCCTCATGGTGATGTTCGCGGTCGCCGTCCTGTATAACAGCCGACAG CTGGAGGCGACGGCCCGCCTGGACTTCCTGTGGCGCCTCCAGGcgaggaaggaggtggaggacatgAAGGAGCTGAGGGAGAACAACGAGTGCCTGCTGCTCAACGTGCTGCCGGCCCACGTGGCCCAGCACTTCCTGGAGAGGGACCGCTACAACGAG gaGTTGTACTCGCAGTCGTACGAGCGCGTCGGTATCCTCTTCGCTTCCCTGCCGGGTTTCTCCGACTTCTACAATCGGAAGGAGGTCGTCCGTCAGCCCGTCgactggctccgcctcctcaacCAAATCATCACCGACTTCGATGAG CTGCTGGACAAGTGTTACTTCCTGGAggtggagaagattaaaaccaTCGGGAGCTCGTACATGGCGGCGTCCGGCCTCTCACCTGACAGACAG AACTGCGAGGACGGCTGGCATCACCTGAGCGAATTGGTTTTGTTCGCCCTGGCCATGCAGGAAACCCTCAGACACATCAACTCGCCAACGGGAAACGCCTTCCAGCTCCGAGTCG GTATCGCCCACGGCCCCGTGATCGCAGGTGTGGTCGGCGCCACCAAGCCTCAGTACGACATCTGGGGGACGCCGGTGAACGTGGCGAGCCGGATGGAGAGCACCGGCGTCAGCGGCAGGATTCAG GTCCCAGAATCCACCAGCTGCATCCTGGTGGAGCGGGGTTTCCTACGGCAGCTCAGAGGGGACGTCTACATCAAAGGCATCAGCGAGCGTCACGGAAAG GTTCGTACATTTTTCGTGAGCAGCCGGGACGAGCGGTCCAGCTTCTCGGAGCGcggctgtgggcggggcttcggTCTGAACAGGAACACGCTGGGAGCCGTGGTCTACAGTCTGGTTCAGGTGCGGAAGAGGGAGAAGCTGATGGAGGAGAACGGTGGGTTTCACCTGGTGGAGGCGCCGTAA
- the xdh gene encoding xanthine dehydrogenase/oxidase: MNGSRTDPRSRAHSDALIFFVNGKKIIERNADPEMTLLIYLRRKLGLTGTKLGCAEGGCGACTVMLSRYQTGTQQPSHHAVNACLTPVCSLHLAAVTTVEGIGSVARKLHPVQERIAKAHGSQCGFCTPGIVMSMYALLRNNATPKMADVEEAFHGNLCRCTGYRPILEGYKTFTADGGCCGGKGASADGCCKANRNGAEEDSDGRVDEARSLFDAAEFAPYDPTQEIIFPPELTSLAKGQRSASLSFVGDRTVWLQPDSLEEFLQLKWEHPEARVVVGNTEVGIEVKFKNMEYPVILAPAFLVELNAVTHTEHGISFGAACTLSRVGSVLKQAVKTLPPHQTEVFLAVLEQLRWFAGLQIRNVAAVGGNIMTASPISDLNPVFMAAGCQLTLMDKDGSRVVQMDDTFFTGYRKTVVRPREVLLAIEIPYSKEGQFVSAFKQSPRREDDISVVTAAMSVTFAPGTDIVDELRLSYGGMAAVTVMAKMAASSLLGRRWGEELLQEACSALAEEMTVDPSAPGGMATYRRTLTLSFFYKFYLMVLQKLRKQGVNAEEVGSECLSAAEIYDPETPSSVQIYQAVQDQQGRDDSVGRPMMHLSALKQATGEAVYCDDVPLYENELYLALVTSSKAHANILSVDTSAAEGVPGVVCCLLSGDVPGSNRTGPAEYDETVLAQDQVTCVGHIIGAVVADTQLHAQRAAKAVTVQYEELQPIVSIQEAIEAQSFFDPMRTIQKGDLEAGFSQADHVLEGEMHIGGQEHFYLETNVTLAVPRGEDGEMELFASTQSASKTQSLVAKALGVPANRVVVRVKRMGGGFGGKESRSTALSTVVAVAANKLKRPVRCMLDRDEDMLITGGRHPFYGKYKVGFLRSGKVVALDVTYYANAGNSKDLSLAVLERSLFHMENSYHVPNIRGRGFLCRTNLPSNTAFRGFGGPQGMLVAENWMTDVAQSLGKPADEVRRLNLFAEGDLTPYNTKLERMTLDRCWEECLSRSGYPERRAAVGAFNSRNRWTKRGLAIVPTMFGISFTATFLNQAGALVHIYTDGSVLLTHGGTEMGQGLHTKMIQVASRVLGIPCSDIHISETSTNTVANASPTAASASSDLNGAAVMNACEVLLNRLEPYKKKNPKGSWGDWVAAAYFDRVNLSANGFYRTPDLHYDFDSNTGRPFNYFSFGVGCSEVEIDCLTGAHKNLNSTLVMDVGRSLNPAIDIGQVEGAFMQGVGLFTLEQLHYSPKGVLLTRGPGSYKIPAFGDIPKHLTVSLLRDAPNPKAVFASKAVGEPPLFLAASVFHAIKDAIGAARAESGLGGPFRLDSPASAERIRNACDDRFTKLCPPAEPGTFTPWSVQV, from the exons ATGAACGGCAGCAGGACGGACCCCCGGAGCCGCGCTCACTCCGACGCGCTCATCTTCTTCGTCAATGGGAAGAAG ATCATCGAGAGAAACGCCGACCCTGAGATGACGCTGCTGATATACCTGAGGAGGAAAT tggGTTTGACCGGAACTAAACTGGGCTGCGCCGAGGGCGGCTGCGGCGCCTGCACCGTCATGCTGTCCAGATACCAAACTGGCACTCAGCAGCCGAG CCACCACGCCGTCAACGCCTGCCTGACGCCCGTCTGCTCGCTGCATCTGGCTGCCGTGACGACCGTGGAGGGCATCGGCAGCGTGGCGAGAAAACTGCATCCCGTCCAG GAGCGAATAGCGAAGGCCCACGGCTCTCAGTGCGGCTTCTGTACGCCCGGCATCGTCATGTCGATGTACGCCCTGCTGAGAAACAACGCCACGCCCAAAATGGCCGACGTGGAGGAGGCCTTCCACG gaaATTTGTGCCGCTGCACCGGTTACAGACCCATCCTGGAGGGATACAAGACGTTTACTGCG GACGGTGGATGCTGCGGTGGCAAGGGGGCGTCGGCGGATGGCTGCTGTAAAGCCAATCGGAATGGGGCTGAGGAAGACTCGGACGGGCGCGTCGAT GAAGCCCGATCTCTGTTTGACGCGGCAGAATTCGCGCCCTACGACCCGACGCAGGAAATCATCTTCCCCCCTGAGCTCACG TCTCTcgccaaaggtcaaaggtcggcgTCCCTCTCCTTCGTCGGAGACAGGACTGTGTGGCTGCAGCCCGACAGCCTGGAGGAGTTCTTACAGCTGAAATGGGAACACCCAGAAGCCCGAGTGGTGGTGGGGAACACGGAAGTGG GTATTGAGGTCAAGTTTAAGAACATGGAGTACCCGGTCATCTTAGCGCCGGCCTTCCTCGTGGAACTGAACGCGGTGACGCACACCGAGCACG GCATTTCTTTCGGCGCCGCCTGCACCCTCAGCCGAGTGGGGAGCGTTCTCAAGCAAGCGGTGAAGACGCTCCCTCCTCATCAGACCGAGGTCTTCCTCGCCGTTCTGGAACAGCTGCGCTGGTTTGCCGGGCTGCAGATCCGAAACGTGGCG GCCGTCGGCGGAAACATCATGACGGCGAGCCCCATATCGGACCTCAACCCCGTCTTCATGGCGGCAGGCTGCCAACTCACCCTGATGGACAAGG ACGGCAGTCGCGTGGTTCAGATGGACGACACGTTCTTCACGGGTTACAGGAAGACCGTCGTGCGGCCGCGGGAGGTTCTGCTCGCCATCGAGATCCCGTACAGCAAGGAG GGCCAGTTCGTCTCCGCCTTCAAACAGTCTCCGCGGCGGGAGGATGACATCAGCGTTGTTACCGCGGCGATGAGCGTCACTTTTGCTCCCGGGACTGACATCGTCGACGAATTGAGGCTCAGCTACGGCGGCATGGCGGCGGTCACGGTGATGGCAAAGATGGCGGCGAGCAGCCTGCTGGGAAG GCGATGGGGGGAGGAGCTTTTGCAAGAGGCTTGCTCCGCATTGGCTGAGGAAATGACGGTGGATCCCTCTGCGCCGGGCGGGATGGCGACGTACCGGCGAACTTTGACCCTCAGCTTCTTCTATAAGTTCTACCTGATGGTTCTGCAGAAGCTCAGGAAGCAG GGCGTGAATGCGGAGGAGGTCGGGTCAGAATGTCTGAGCGCCGCAGAGATTTACGACCCGGAGACTCCGTCCAGCGTTCAGATCTACCAG GCTGTGCAAGACCAGCAGGGACGGGACGACTCGGTGGGCCGTCCCATGATGCACCTCTCCGCTCTGAAGCAGGCGACGGGCGAGGCGGTCTACTGCGACGACGTGCCGCTGTACGAGAACGAGCTCTACCTGGCGCTCGTCACCAGCAGTAAAGCGCACGCTAATATTCT CTCCGTGGACACCTCGGCAGCCGAGGGCGTGCCCGGCGTCGTCTGCTGCTTGCTCAGCGGCGACGTACCCGGCTCCAATCGGACCGGGCCTGCCGAATACGACGAGACCGTCTTAGCCCAAGACCAG gtgaCGTGTGTGGGCCACATCATCGGCGCCGTGGTGGCCGACACTCAGCTTCACGCTCAGAGAGCCGCCAAAGCTGTCACGGTCCAGTACGAGGAGCTTCAGCCAATCGTGAGCATCCAG GAAGCCATCGAAGCCCAGTCCTTCTTCGACCCGATGAGAACCATCCAGAAGGGAGACCTGGAGGCGGGCTTCAGCCAGGCCGACCATGTTTTGGAGG GCGAGATGCACATTGGAGGACAGGAGCACTTCTACCTGGAGACGAACGTCACTCTGGCTGTTCCACGGGGAGAGGACGGAGAGATGGAGCTCTTTGCTTCTACTCAGTCTGCCTCCAAAACGCAG TCTCTGGTGGCGAAGGCTTTGGGCGTCCCCGCTAACAGGGTGGTGGTCCGGGTGAAAAGGATGGGTGGGGGCTTCGGCGGGAAGGAGAGCCGGAGCACAGCATTGTCCACTGTGGTTGCCGTGGCAGCAAACAA GCTGAAGCGGCCCGTGAGGTGCATGTTGGACAGAGACGAGGACATGCTGATCACCGGAGGAAGACACCCCTTCTACGGGAAATACAAG GTGGGTTTCCTCCGCAGCGGGAAGGTCGTGGCGCTCGACGTTACCTACTACGCTAATGCAGGGAACTCCAAGGACCTGTCACTGGCG GTCTTGGAACGCAGCCTGTTCCACATGGAGAACTCGTACCACGTGCCCAACATACGAGGGCGGGGCTTCCTGTGCCGCACCAACCTGCCGTCCAACACGGCCTTCAGGGGCTTCGGAGGGCCGCAAGGCATGCTGGTCGCTGAGAACTGGATGACGGACGTCGCTCAGAGTCTGGGGAAGCCGGCCGATGAG GTGCGGCGGCTGAACTTGTTTGCGGAAGGAGATCTGACTCCCTACAACACGAAGTTGGAGCGAATGACCTTGGACCGATGCTGGGAGGAGTGTCTATCCCGATCCGGTTACCCCGAGCGACGAGCGGCCGTCGGAGCGTTCAACAG CCGGAACCGGTGGACCAAACGAGGCCTCGCCATCGTCCCCACCATGTTTGGCATCAGCTTCACGGCCACCTTCCTGAACCAG GCCGGCGCCCTGGTTCACATCTACACGGACGGCTCGGTGTTGTTGACTCACGGCGGGACGGAGATGGGCCAAGGCCTCCACACCAAGATGATCCAG GTTGCCAGCAGGGTTCTGGGCATCCCGTGTTCAGATATCCACATATCAGAGACGAGCACCAACACGGTCGCCAACGCCAGCCCCACCGCCGCCTCGGCCTCCTCGGATCTCAACGGCGCCGCCGTGATGAACGCCTGCGAGGTCCTGCTGAACCGCCTGGAACCGTACAAGAAGAAGAACCCCAAAGGATCATGGGGGGACTGG GTCGCCGCGGCGTATTTCGACCGCGTGAACCTCAGCGCAAACGGCTTCTACAG GACTCCAGATCTCCACTACGACTTCGACTCCAACACGGGCCGGCCGTTCAACTACTTCAGCTTCGGCGTGGGATGCTCAGAGGTGGAGATCGACTGTCTGACCGGAGCCCACAAG AACCTGAACTCCACCCTCGTGATGGACGTCGGGCGCAGCCTCAACCCAGCCATCGACATCGGGCAG GTGGAGGGGGCGTTCATGCAGGGCGTGGGTCTGTTTACCCTGGAGCAGCTCCATTATTCCCCCAAAGGGGTCCTTCTCACTCGGGGTCCCGGTTCCTACAAGATCCCGGCCTTCGGGGACATTCCCAAACACCTCACCGTGTCGCTGCTCCGCGACGCCCCCAACCCGAAAGCCGTCTTCGCTTCCAAA GCTGTGGGCGAGCCTCCTCTCTTTCTGGCGGCGTCTGTTTTCCACgccatcaaagacgccatcGGCGCCGCCCGGGCGGAGTCTGGACTCGGCGGTCCTTTCAGACTCGACAGCCCGGCTTCTGCCGAGAGGATCCGCAACGCTTGCGACGACCGCTTCACCAAACTG TGCCCCCCCGCGGAACCCGGAACCTTCACCCCCTGGTCGGTTCAGGTCTAG
- the LOC137912088 gene encoding mid1-interacting protein 1-B-like, whose translation MMQISESYKQKNSLYNAMNRFIGAVNNMDHTVMVPSMLRDVPLDEPEDGAKAAAGAPDGVAYFRDGDMYSSYVLLKSIRKDIEWGVLESDEWRKEKAEAEAEEEAPGGSEGDDLEKQFHFHLTGLHAVLSKLTRKADTLTSRYKEEVGCRN comes from the coding sequence ATGATGCAGATATCCGAGTCCTACAAGCAGAAGAACTCTCTCTACAACGCCATGAACCGCTTCATCGGGGCGGTCAACAACATGGATCACACGGTGATGGTGCCCAGCATGCTGCGGGACGTCCCGCTGGACGAGCCGGAGGACGGCGCCAAGGCGGCGGCGGGGGCCCCCGACGGCGTCGCCTACTTCCGGGACGGCGACATGTACAGCTCGTACGTGCTGCTCAAGTCCATCCGCAAGGACATCGAGTGGGGCGTCCTGGAGAGCGACGagtggaggaaggagaaggcggaggcggaggcggaggaggaagcGCCGGGGGGGTCGGAGGGGGACGACCTGGAGAAGCAGTTTCATTTCCACCTGACGGGGCTCCACGCCGTCCTGTCCAAGCTGACGCGGAAGGCCGACACCCTCACGAGCCGCTACAAGGAAGAGGTCGGCTGCAGGAATTAA